In Xiphophorus couchianus chromosome 8, X_couchianus-1.0, whole genome shotgun sequence, the following proteins share a genomic window:
- the npy8ar gene encoding neuropeptide Y receptor Y8a isoform X2 has protein sequence MSNDTTFLEATDWLDTSQCPPSVGGATFLIVAYSAVIAIGLLGNAGLVFIITRQQELRNVTNILIANLSCSDILMCVVCLPVTVIYTLMDHWVLGEALCKVTPFVQCMSVTVSIFSLVLIALERHQLILHPTGWTPAAGHSYLAVGLTWLVGCFISLPFLSFNILTNDPFQNISLPSNPFRDHLICMELWPSDKHRLAYTTSLLIFQYCLPLLLVLLCYLRIFIRLRRRRDMLERSRRTRGAQRINVMLLAIVIAFALCWLPLNVFNTLFDWHHQALPKCQHDAVFSACHLTAMASTCINPVVYGFLNSNFQRELRTTLQRCQCGTRAGESYESFPLSTVGSEGITKATSLNRMGSVCVPSPRPEISSALLSKTLPANL, from the exons ATGTCTAACGACACAACCTTCTTGGAGGCCACTGATTGGTTAGACACCTCCCAGTGCCCGCCCTCAGTAGGCGGCGCTACGTTCCTGATTGTCGCATACAGTGCAGTCATCGCAATCGGGTTGCTGGGCAACGCAGGCCTTGTATTTATCATCACGCGGCAACAGGAGTTGCGCAACGTCACCAACATCCTGATCGCCAACCTGTCGTGCTCGGACATCCTGATGTGTGTGGTGTGTCTGCCGGTCACTGTCATCTACACGCTGATGGACCACTGGGTGCTGGGGGAGGCCCTGTGTAAG GTGACGCCCTTTGTCCAGTGCATGTCTGTGACCGTGTCCATCTTCTCCCTCGTGCTCATCGCTCTGGAGCGCCACCAGCTGATCCTCCACCCCACCGGCTGGACCCCCGCGGCCGGGCACTCCTACCTTGCGGTGGGCCTCACGTGGCTGGTTGGCTGCTTCATCTCGCTGCCCTTCCTGTCCTTCAACATCCTCACTAATGACCCCTTCCAGAACATCAGCCTGCCCTCCAACCCGTTCAG GGACCATTTGATCTGCATGGAGTTGTGGCCGTCAGACAAACATCGGCTTGCCTACACAACCTCGTTGCTGATCTTCCAGTACTGCCTGCCTCTCCTTTTGGTGCTGCTCTGCTACCTGAGGATCTTCATCCGCCTGAGACGCCGCAG GGACATGCTGGAGCGCAGCAGGAGGACTCGGGGAGCCCAGAGGATCAATGTCATGCTGCTAGCCATCGTCATCGCGTTTGCTCTCTGCTGGCTCCCTCTGAATGTCTTCAACACTCTGTTTGACTGGCATCATCAGGCCCTGCCGAAATGTCAGCATGACGCTGTCTTCTCCGCTTGCCACCTTACAGCCATGGCCTCCACGTGCATCAACCCCGTGGTGTACGGCTTCCTCAACAGCAACTTCCAGCGGGAGCTGAGGACGACGCTGCAGCGCTGCCAGTGTGGCACCCGGGCAGGCGAGAGCTATGAGAGCTTCCCTTTGTCTACGGTGGGCAGCGAGGGCATAACAAAGGCCACTTCGCTTAACAGGATGGGATCAGTGTGTGTCCCCTCACCCAGACCTGAGATCAGCTCCGCTCTGCTGTCCAAAACATTACCGGCTAACTTGTAA
- the npy8ar gene encoding neuropeptide Y receptor Y8a isoform X1: protein MSNDTTFLEATDWLDTSQCPPSVGGATFLIVAYSAVIAIGLLGNAGLVFIITRQQELRNVTNILIANLSCSDILMCVVCLPVTVIYTLMDHWVLGEALCKVTPFVQCMSVTVSIFSLVLIALERHQLILHPTGWTPAAGHSYLAVGLTWLVGCFISLPFLSFNILTNDPFQNISLPSNPFRDHLICMELWPSDKHRLAYTTSLLIFQYCLPLLLVLLCYLRIFIRLRRRRSHSYTLPHALQKSSHHRDMLERSRRTRGAQRINVMLLAIVIAFALCWLPLNVFNTLFDWHHQALPKCQHDAVFSACHLTAMASTCINPVVYGFLNSNFQRELRTTLQRCQCGTRAGESYESFPLSTVGSEGITKATSLNRMGSVCVPSPRPEISSALLSKTLPANL from the exons ATGTCTAACGACACAACCTTCTTGGAGGCCACTGATTGGTTAGACACCTCCCAGTGCCCGCCCTCAGTAGGCGGCGCTACGTTCCTGATTGTCGCATACAGTGCAGTCATCGCAATCGGGTTGCTGGGCAACGCAGGCCTTGTATTTATCATCACGCGGCAACAGGAGTTGCGCAACGTCACCAACATCCTGATCGCCAACCTGTCGTGCTCGGACATCCTGATGTGTGTGGTGTGTCTGCCGGTCACTGTCATCTACACGCTGATGGACCACTGGGTGCTGGGGGAGGCCCTGTGTAAG GTGACGCCCTTTGTCCAGTGCATGTCTGTGACCGTGTCCATCTTCTCCCTCGTGCTCATCGCTCTGGAGCGCCACCAGCTGATCCTCCACCCCACCGGCTGGACCCCCGCGGCCGGGCACTCCTACCTTGCGGTGGGCCTCACGTGGCTGGTTGGCTGCTTCATCTCGCTGCCCTTCCTGTCCTTCAACATCCTCACTAATGACCCCTTCCAGAACATCAGCCTGCCCTCCAACCCGTTCAG GGACCATTTGATCTGCATGGAGTTGTGGCCGTCAGACAAACATCGGCTTGCCTACACAACCTCGTTGCTGATCTTCCAGTACTGCCTGCCTCTCCTTTTGGTGCTGCTCTGCTACCTGAGGATCTTCATCCGCCTGAGACGCCGCAGGTCACACAGCTACACTCTCCCTCATGCACTTCAAAAGTCTTCTCACCACAG GGACATGCTGGAGCGCAGCAGGAGGACTCGGGGAGCCCAGAGGATCAATGTCATGCTGCTAGCCATCGTCATCGCGTTTGCTCTCTGCTGGCTCCCTCTGAATGTCTTCAACACTCTGTTTGACTGGCATCATCAGGCCCTGCCGAAATGTCAGCATGACGCTGTCTTCTCCGCTTGCCACCTTACAGCCATGGCCTCCACGTGCATCAACCCCGTGGTGTACGGCTTCCTCAACAGCAACTTCCAGCGGGAGCTGAGGACGACGCTGCAGCGCTGCCAGTGTGGCACCCGGGCAGGCGAGAGCTATGAGAGCTTCCCTTTGTCTACGGTGGGCAGCGAGGGCATAACAAAGGCCACTTCGCTTAACAGGATGGGATCAGTGTGTGTCCCCTCACCCAGACCTGAGATCAGCTCCGCTCTGCTGTCCAAAACATTACCGGCTAACTTGTAA